Proteins encoded in a region of the Saccharothrix ecbatanensis genome:
- a CDS encoding class I SAM-dependent methyltransferase: MNRPLTAAELFDAVGQGYEDAFGRPPAVDEAVRLLLERLPDHAKVLDIGSGTGRPVAEDLAAAGHDVLGVDVSATMVDIARSHVPRARFVHADVREWETENANWDAVCAFFPFLQMTRDEVTAVLGKIARWLKPGGLLAMVTVPLDVENLEVPFLGHTVRLTSFATPDLLDRVTRAGLTVLETRSTTFSPDREGQPDEEHLFVLAQAAQAAQAAQATQAAQAQASDASLT, encoded by the coding sequence GTGAACCGTCCTCTCACCGCCGCCGAACTGTTCGACGCCGTCGGCCAGGGCTACGAGGACGCGTTCGGACGTCCCCCGGCCGTCGACGAAGCGGTGCGGTTGCTCCTCGAACGCCTACCGGACCACGCCAAGGTCCTCGACATCGGCAGCGGCACCGGCCGTCCGGTGGCGGAAGACCTGGCGGCCGCCGGGCACGACGTCCTCGGGGTCGACGTGTCGGCCACCATGGTCGACATCGCCCGCAGCCACGTCCCGCGCGCCCGGTTCGTCCACGCCGACGTTCGCGAGTGGGAAACGGAGAACGCGAACTGGGACGCGGTGTGCGCGTTCTTCCCGTTCCTCCAGATGACCCGCGACGAGGTCACCGCCGTGCTCGGCAAGATCGCCCGGTGGCTGAAGCCGGGTGGGCTGCTGGCCATGGTGACCGTGCCGCTGGACGTCGAGAACCTCGAAGTCCCCTTCCTCGGCCACACCGTCCGCCTCACCAGCTTCGCCACACCCGACCTGCTCGACCGCGTCACCCGGGCCGGCCTGACGGTGCTCGAAACCCGCAGCACCACCTTCTCCCCCGACCGCGAGGGCCAGCCCGACGAGGAGCACCTGTTCGTCCTCGCCCAAGCAGCCCAAGCAGCTCAGGCAGCTCAAGCCACTCAAGCCGCTCAGGCCCAGGCGTCCGACGCCTCCTTGACGTAG